In a genomic window of Caloenas nicobarica isolate bCalNic1 chromosome 1, bCalNic1.hap1, whole genome shotgun sequence:
- the YAF2 gene encoding YY1-associated factor 2, whose amino-acid sequence MGDKKSPTRPKRQPKPSSDEGYWDCSVCTFRNSAEAFKCMMCDVRKGTSTRKPRPVSQLVAQQVPQQFVPPTQSKKEKKDKVEKEKSEKETASKKNSHKKTRPRLKNVDRSSAQHLEVTVGDLTVIITDFKEKTKSPPASSAASADQHSQSGSSSDNTERGMSRSSSPRGEASSLNGESH is encoded by the exons ATGGGAGACAAGAAGAGCCCGACCAG GCCGAAGCGGCAGCCGAAACCCTCCTCGGACGAGGGCTACTGGGACTGCAGCGTCTGCACCTTCCGCAACAGCGCCGAGGCCTTCAAGTGCATGATGTGCGACGTGAGGAAGGGCACCTCCACACG GAAACCTCGACCTGTCTCTCAGCTGGTTGCACAACAGGTTCCTCAGCAATTTGTGCCCCCTACGCaatcaaagaaagagaaaaaagacaaagtagaaaaggaaaaaagtgaaaaggaaacagcaagCAAAAAGAACAGTCATAAGAAAACCAG GCCAAGATTGAAAAATGTGGATCGAAGTAGTGCTCAGCATTTGGAAGTTACCGTTGGAGATCTGACAGTCATAATTACAGACTTTAAGGAGAAAACTAAGTCACCACCTGCttccagtgctgcttctgcagatCAGCACAGTCAGAGTGGTTCTAGCTCTGACAATACAGAGAGGGGAATGTCCAGGTCATCTTCACCCAGAGGAGAAGCGTCATCACTGAATGGGGAATCTcattaa